A single window of Nocardioides kongjuensis DNA harbors:
- a CDS encoding fumarate reductase/succinate dehydrogenase flavoprotein subunit, with the protein MSTSTLPMAIPDLAERRELTCDVLVIGGGTAGTMAAITAAEAGADVLLLEKAHVRHSGALAMGMDGVNNAVIPGKAEPDDYVAEITRANDGIVNQATVQQTATRGFAMVQRLEKYGVKFEKDEYGEYAVRRVHRSGSYVLPMPEGKDVKKVLYRVMRKREVRERLRIENRLMPVRVLTSGGRAVGAAAFDTRSGEFVTVSAGAVILATGACGRLGLPASGYLYGTYENPTNAGDGYAMAYHAGAELSGIECFQVNPLIKDYNGPACAYVANPFGGYQVNADGDRFVDCDYWSGQMMAEVKEEIDSARGPIYLKLSHLPDETITELEGILHHTERPTRGTFHAGRGHDYRTHDVEMHISEIGLCGGHSSSGVWVDENARTTVPGLYAAGDLACVPHNYMIGAFVFGDLAGADAAANLPAERAALPDDQVAAAHALVYRPLRNPDGPPQPQVEYKLRRFVNDYVAPPKTGKKLEIAVETFTRMRGELDQMGARTPHELMRCAEVDFIRDCAELAARASLVREESRWGLYHQRADLPARDDDSWFFHLNVRRRADGAMEFVRRPVADYVVPVEDVAIPAAAPRDVAVIAVVEPEVSAVVGHAAAAAPATPGGDSPRMLELLALVDQAPDLATLRAFTADPDPQVRRAAVGVVTEVVPAGVVGLLTGAMEDPDGGVRSAAVAALRELVEVLPADDDSRAALVAACRAHDPAARAVAVDVLRALRLGDRTVFRAAAGDPETRVRQQAVRALVSLDDVEGLAGLADDPSREVRVLVAHGLGTVGGPTAGPVLSRVARDPDPLVRAAALEAVPGVGGGAELVSLAVAGAAAPEWQVRVGAARGLVAAAESDGVGPLGVLAQDTHADVRKAAVIALGTFAGHDEVAEVLERATKDDDADVRAHARLALTGARAVSA; encoded by the coding sequence TCCCCGACCTCGCCGAGCGTCGCGAGCTGACCTGCGACGTGCTCGTCATCGGCGGCGGCACCGCGGGCACGATGGCTGCGATCACCGCGGCCGAGGCGGGCGCCGACGTGCTGCTGCTCGAGAAGGCGCACGTGCGCCACTCGGGAGCCCTCGCCATGGGCATGGACGGCGTCAACAACGCCGTCATCCCCGGCAAGGCCGAGCCCGACGACTACGTCGCCGAGATCACCCGTGCCAACGACGGCATCGTCAACCAGGCCACCGTCCAGCAGACCGCGACCCGCGGCTTCGCGATGGTGCAGCGCCTCGAGAAGTACGGCGTGAAGTTCGAGAAGGACGAGTACGGCGAGTACGCGGTGCGCCGCGTGCACCGCTCCGGCTCCTACGTGCTGCCGATGCCCGAGGGCAAGGACGTCAAGAAGGTCCTCTACCGCGTCATGCGCAAGCGGGAGGTCCGCGAGCGGCTGCGCATCGAGAACCGGCTGATGCCGGTCCGCGTCCTCACCTCCGGTGGCCGGGCCGTCGGTGCCGCCGCCTTCGACACCCGCAGCGGGGAGTTCGTGACGGTCTCGGCCGGCGCGGTCATCCTCGCCACCGGCGCGTGCGGCCGCCTCGGTCTGCCGGCCTCGGGCTACCTCTACGGAACGTACGAGAACCCCACCAACGCCGGTGACGGCTACGCGATGGCCTACCACGCGGGCGCCGAGCTCAGCGGCATCGAGTGCTTCCAGGTGAACCCGTTGATCAAGGACTACAACGGTCCGGCCTGCGCCTACGTCGCCAACCCGTTCGGCGGCTACCAGGTCAACGCCGACGGCGACCGGTTCGTCGACTGCGACTACTGGTCGGGCCAGATGATGGCCGAGGTGAAGGAGGAGATCGACTCGGCCCGCGGCCCGATCTACCTCAAGCTCAGCCACCTGCCCGACGAGACGATCACCGAGCTCGAGGGGATCCTCCACCACACCGAGCGCCCGACCCGCGGCACCTTCCACGCGGGCCGCGGCCACGACTACCGCACGCACGACGTCGAGATGCACATCTCCGAGATCGGCCTGTGCGGCGGACACTCGTCGTCCGGGGTGTGGGTCGACGAGAACGCCCGGACGACCGTTCCCGGGCTGTACGCCGCCGGGGATCTCGCGTGCGTGCCGCACAACTACATGATCGGCGCCTTCGTCTTCGGCGACCTCGCGGGAGCCGACGCCGCGGCGAACCTCCCCGCCGAGCGGGCCGCGCTGCCCGACGACCAGGTCGCCGCCGCCCACGCACTCGTCTACCGACCGCTGCGCAACCCCGACGGGCCGCCGCAGCCGCAGGTCGAGTACAAGCTGCGCCGCTTCGTCAACGACTACGTCGCACCTCCCAAGACCGGCAAGAAGCTGGAGATCGCCGTCGAGACCTTCACCCGGATGCGTGGCGAGCTCGACCAGATGGGCGCCCGCACCCCGCACGAGCTGATGCGGTGTGCCGAGGTCGACTTCATCCGCGACTGCGCCGAGCTCGCGGCCCGCGCCTCCCTGGTCCGCGAGGAGTCCCGTTGGGGGCTCTACCACCAGCGTGCCGACCTGCCGGCCCGCGACGACGACAGCTGGTTCTTCCACCTCAACGTCCGACGCCGGGCCGACGGCGCCATGGAGTTCGTGCGACGCCCGGTCGCCGACTACGTCGTCCCGGTCGAGGACGTGGCCATCCCGGCCGCGGCCCCGCGTGACGTCGCCGTGATCGCGGTCGTGGAGCCCGAGGTGTCCGCCGTCGTGGGGCACGCTGCGGCTGCGGCCCCTGCCACGCCCGGTGGCGACTCGCCCCGGATGCTGGAGCTGCTGGCGCTGGTCGACCAGGCGCCCGACCTCGCCACCCTGCGCGCGTTCACCGCCGACCCCGACCCCCAGGTCCGCCGCGCCGCCGTCGGCGTGGTCACCGAGGTCGTCCCGGCCGGCGTGGTCGGCCTGCTGACCGGCGCGATGGAGGATCCCGACGGGGGAGTGCGCAGTGCTGCCGTGGCCGCGTTGCGAGAGCTGGTCGAGGTGCTCCCGGCCGACGACGACAGCCGGGCCGCGCTCGTGGCCGCCTGCCGGGCGCACGACCCGGCCGCGCGGGCGGTGGCGGTCGACGTGCTGCGGGCGCTGCGGTTGGGCGACCGGACCGTCTTCCGTGCCGCGGCCGGCGACCCCGAGACCCGGGTGCGTCAGCAGGCCGTCCGGGCCCTCGTCTCGCTCGACGACGTCGAGGGCCTGGCCGGGCTCGCCGACGACCCCTCCCGTGAGGTGCGGGTGCTCGTCGCCCACGGCCTCGGCACCGTCGGTGGGCCCACGGCCGGCCCGGTCCTGTCCCGGGTGGCGCGCGACCCCGACCCCCTGGTCCGCGCGGCCGCGCTCGAGGCCGTCCCCGGCGTCGGTGGGGGAGCCGAGCTGGTCTCACTCGCCGTCGCCGGCGCCGCCGCACCCGAGTGGCAGGTCCGGGTGGGTGCGGCCCGCGGCCTCGTCGCGGCCGCCGAGTCCGACGGCGTCGGCCCGCTGGGTGTGCTGGCCCAGGACACGCACGCCGACGTCCGCAAGGCCGCGGTCATCGCGCTGGGCACCTTCGCCGGGCACGACGAGGTCGCCGAGGTGCTCGAGCGCGCGACGAAGGACGACGACGCCGACGTCCGTGCCCACGCCCGGCTCGCGCTCACCGGTGCCCGGGCGGTCAGTGCCTGA